A section of the Chryseobacterium scophthalmum genome encodes:
- a CDS encoding GLPGLI family protein, translating into MKKIAFIIILSTISIIKAQTNRFFYEVKFKEDSTQTEHQKVFMVLDINPNETKYYDNTFLEKDSINKANHSQLTNWTSQIPVTRKKNSNKNINYTFIDDQLYSYPTEDLIQWKLSDKTKKYLHFNLQQATTNFGGRKWTAWFTKEIPLSEGPYKFTGLPGLIVLLEDDRNQYSFALVKSKKLEKTYDTSNFLELRYGNKPLPISEKIYLKKSLEYYNDPLQEIRAEMKNGTIKSYEDGGKRYNKPEELVPLIREEQEYIRQNNNPIELNKAIKYPVK; encoded by the coding sequence ATGAAAAAAATAGCGTTTATCATCATTTTATCAACAATAAGTATTATAAAAGCACAAACCAACCGCTTTTTCTACGAGGTAAAATTCAAAGAAGATTCTACCCAAACTGAACATCAGAAAGTTTTTATGGTTTTGGATATTAATCCTAATGAAACAAAATATTATGATAATACTTTTCTGGAAAAAGATTCCATCAATAAAGCAAATCATTCCCAGCTTACCAACTGGACAAGCCAGATTCCTGTAACCAGAAAGAAAAATTCAAATAAAAATATCAATTACACTTTTATAGACGATCAGCTTTATTCTTATCCTACCGAAGATTTGATACAATGGAAATTGTCTGATAAAACTAAAAAATATTTGCACTTTAATCTTCAGCAAGCAACTACAAATTTTGGTGGCAGAAAATGGACGGCTTGGTTTACAAAAGAGATTCCGCTTTCAGAAGGCCCTTATAAATTCACAGGATTACCGGGTCTCATCGTTTTGTTGGAAGACGATCGCAATCAATATAGTTTTGCTCTTGTTAAAAGTAAAAAATTAGAAAAGACATACGATACATCAAACTTTCTGGAACTTCGTTATGGAAACAAACCACTTCCGATAAGTGAGAAAATATATCTAAAAAAATCTCTTGAATATTATAATGATCCTTTGCAGGAAATAAGAGCAGAAATGAAAAACGGAACAATTAAAAGCTATGAAGACGGAGGAAAACGTTATAATAAACCTGAAGAATTAGTACCTTTAATCCGAGAAGAGCAGGAATATATCCGCCAAAATAATAATCCTATTGAGCTTAATAAAGCGATAAAATATCCTGTGAAATAA
- a CDS encoding YdeI/OmpD-associated family protein — protein MQPTFFPTPQDFRDWLDKNHKTEQELLVGFYKVGTKKPSITWSESVDQALCFGWIDGVRRSIDEESYSIRFTPRKPTSIWSVVNIKKIEELTKAGLMKEAGLEAFKLRKEERSGIYSHEKEPSKLTSEYENEFKANKKAWEFFEEQAPSYKKVMIHWIMSAKQDKTQISRLEKTISESENGKRIS, from the coding sequence ATGCAACCAACCTTCTTCCCAACACCACAAGATTTCAGAGATTGGCTCGATAAAAACCATAAAACCGAACAAGAATTACTGGTCGGCTTTTATAAAGTTGGAACCAAAAAGCCATCGATAACGTGGTCTGAATCTGTAGATCAAGCTTTATGTTTTGGCTGGATTGACGGCGTAAGAAGATCGATCGATGAAGAAAGCTATAGCATCCGTTTCACACCAAGAAAACCGACAAGTATTTGGAGCGTTGTGAATATTAAAAAGATCGAAGAACTTACCAAAGCCGGATTGATGAAGGAAGCTGGTTTGGAAGCATTCAAGCTTAGAAAAGAAGAAAGATCAGGGATCTATTCTCACGAAAAAGAACCTTCAAAACTTACATCAGAATACGAAAATGAGTTTAAAGCCAATAAAAAAGCCTGGGAATTTTTTGAAGAACAGGCTCCATCTTACAAAAAAGTAATGATCCATTGGATCATGAGTGCAAAACAAGATAAAACGCAGATATCACGTTTAGAAAAAACTATTTCAGAAAGCGAAAACGGAAAAAGGATATCTTGA
- a CDS encoding DUF4256 domain-containing protein — protein sequence MSQKKQLSEKETIELLDILQQRFEKNKSRHKNLDWSKIEEKLNSNPSKLWSLYQMENSDGEPDVVDYDEKTGEYIFFDCSAESPKGRRSFCYDREALDARKEHKPQNDVITAAKEMGVELLSEEHYRYLQTLGKFDLKTSSWIKTPKDIRELGGALFCDRRYDTVFIYHNGADSYYAARAFRGVLKV from the coding sequence ATGTCACAAAAAAAACAATTATCAGAAAAAGAAACCATAGAACTTCTTGATATTCTGCAACAACGTTTTGAGAAAAACAAAAGCCGTCATAAAAATTTAGACTGGTCAAAAATTGAAGAGAAATTAAATTCAAATCCATCAAAATTGTGGTCACTTTATCAAATGGAAAACTCTGATGGAGAACCCGATGTTGTAGATTATGATGAAAAAACTGGAGAATATATTTTCTTCGACTGTTCGGCAGAAAGCCCAAAAGGGAGAAGAAGCTTTTGCTACGATCGTGAAGCTTTGGATGCCAGAAAAGAACATAAGCCACAAAATGATGTCATCACAGCTGCCAAAGAAATGGGTGTAGAACTACTTTCTGAAGAGCACTACCGTTATTTACAAACGTTAGGAAAATTTGATCTGAAAACTTCAAGCTGGATTAAAACGCCGAAAGATATCAGAGAATTGGGAGGCGCTTTATTCTGTGACCGCCGCTACGACACAGTTTTTATTTACCACAACGGAGCCGATTCTTATTATGCAGCGAGAGCTTTCAGAGGGGTTTTGAAAGTTTAA
- a CDS encoding immunity 22 family protein — protein MNTQVLDFWVGNFRTEEDFFQFVEEDENYYIEEESDDTYISKFAESQETVWFDQDLMEYGFEQSIQHFSEYSFADQWLPVLYNRLNEMNLKFDINSLVFVSQGQIPTPKSMENDDFSLVYVGGIEFEY, from the coding sequence ATGAATACACAGGTTTTAGATTTTTGGGTAGGAAATTTCAGAACGGAAGAAGATTTTTTCCAGTTTGTAGAGGAAGATGAGAATTACTACATCGAAGAAGAATCTGATGACACCTATATTTCAAAATTTGCAGAATCGCAGGAAACCGTTTGGTTCGATCAAGATTTAATGGAATACGGTTTTGAGCAAAGCATTCAGCATTTTTCAGAATATTCTTTTGCCGACCAGTGGCTTCCCGTTTTATACAACAGATTGAATGAGATGAATCTTAAATTTGATATTAACTCATTGGTTTTTGTAAGTCAAGGACAAATTCCAACACCAAAATCTATGGAAAATGATGATTTTTCTTTGGTTTATGTTGGGGGAATTGAGTTTGAGTATTAA
- the polA gene encoding DNA polymerase I has translation MEATQDKRLFLIDAYAMIFRGYYALIRSPRITSTGIDTSAIFGFTNSLIELIRREKPTHLAVVFDVGQASVRTDDFAEYKANRSETPEAIKIAVPYIHRILEAMHIPYLGVEGYEADDVIGTIACKAEKEGYTTFMVTPDKDFAQLVTDKIKMYKPSSKGGEIEILGVEEVNAKYGIKDPKQVIDYLAMMGDAVDNIPGLDGVGEKTAMKFLQEFGSIENLLANTDQLKGKIKEKIEASAERGILSKKLATIICDAPVEFHQEQYDLETPDFEKVKVVFDEIEFTRLYENLYRAFAPAQTGLVTGDVQKKESKESQAETPQQKVAKNVGQLDLFATYEELDQATSTKSTITDNDHLYQFVDNPKAQKILVQNLLQQKAVCFDTETTSLNELEAELVGMSFSYKKGLAYYIPLSEDQGEVLQTLEIFRPFFEKEDLIKIAHNLKYDYKVLQQYDVTVKGAMFDTMIAHYLLNPDGRHGMDYLSEVYLNYKPVSIETIIGKKGKNQGSFRDADLRTQTDYAAEDADITFQLYELFAPQLKKENLEELFFNIEMPLMEVLAKMELAGISLDEKWLAQESIDLENDLRQLEAKIFEISGEEFNMNSPRQLGEVLFEKMQLDPKAKKTKTGQYATSEDVLQKLASKHEIIQHILEYRTYQKLKSTYVDALPSQIDKDDNRVHTNFSQTTAATGRLASVNPNLQNIPIRTLRGQQIRGAFVSGEGKKIISADYSQIELRLIAEISGEDNMIKAFQDGEDIHASTAAKLFKIPLEEVSKTQRSQAKTVNFGILYGQGAFALAEQTGLSRSEAKQMIEAYYETYPKLKEYMAEQVKRARDIGYVETILGRKRHLKDINSGNFVVRAHAERNAVNAPIQGSAADVVKVAMIKIDKELEVQNLQTKMLLQVHDELLFEAPIEEVEAATKLIKKEMESAIETQVPLLVEVGVGKNWLEAH, from the coding sequence ATGGAGGCAACACAAGATAAAAGGCTTTTTCTCATCGATGCGTATGCGATGATTTTCAGAGGGTATTATGCATTGATCAGAAGTCCGAGAATTACAAGTACAGGAATTGATACATCAGCAATTTTTGGTTTTACGAATTCTTTGATCGAATTAATTAGAAGAGAAAAACCTACCCATTTGGCGGTTGTTTTTGATGTTGGTCAGGCAAGTGTAAGAACAGATGATTTTGCAGAATACAAAGCCAACAGAAGCGAAACTCCAGAAGCGATAAAAATTGCAGTTCCTTATATTCACAGAATTTTAGAGGCGATGCACATTCCTTATTTGGGAGTAGAAGGCTATGAAGCTGATGATGTTATTGGAACGATTGCATGTAAAGCAGAAAAAGAAGGGTATACCACATTTATGGTAACTCCTGATAAAGATTTTGCTCAATTGGTGACCGATAAAATTAAAATGTATAAACCATCATCAAAAGGTGGCGAAATAGAAATTTTAGGTGTCGAAGAAGTGAATGCAAAATACGGGATCAAAGATCCCAAACAGGTGATTGATTATTTGGCAATGATGGGTGATGCGGTAGATAATATTCCCGGATTGGATGGTGTTGGTGAAAAAACAGCCATGAAATTCTTACAGGAATTTGGAAGCATTGAAAATCTTTTAGCCAATACAGATCAACTGAAAGGTAAAATTAAAGAAAAGATTGAAGCTTCTGCAGAGCGAGGTATTTTATCCAAAAAATTAGCAACTATTATTTGCGATGCACCCGTAGAATTCCATCAGGAACAATACGATTTGGAAACTCCGGATTTTGAAAAAGTAAAAGTTGTTTTTGATGAAATAGAATTTACAAGATTATACGAAAACCTGTATCGTGCTTTTGCTCCTGCTCAAACTGGTTTGGTAACCGGTGATGTTCAGAAAAAAGAAAGCAAAGAATCTCAGGCAGAAACACCACAACAAAAAGTGGCTAAAAATGTCGGGCAACTCGACCTTTTTGCAACCTATGAAGAGCTCGATCAGGCAACTTCCACAAAATCTACGATTACTGACAACGACCATTTGTACCAGTTTGTAGACAATCCTAAAGCGCAGAAAATTTTAGTTCAAAACTTATTACAACAAAAAGCAGTTTGTTTCGATACAGAAACGACTTCTTTAAACGAGCTGGAAGCCGAATTGGTCGGAATGAGCTTTTCTTACAAAAAAGGTTTGGCGTATTATATTCCGCTTTCTGAAGATCAGGGCGAGGTTTTGCAAACGTTAGAAATTTTCAGACCTTTCTTTGAAAAGGAAGATTTAATTAAAATCGCACACAACCTAAAATACGATTATAAAGTTCTTCAACAATATGATGTTACGGTAAAAGGAGCAATGTTCGACACGATGATTGCGCATTACCTTTTAAATCCAGACGGAAGACACGGAATGGATTATCTCTCTGAAGTTTATTTAAACTATAAACCTGTTTCTATTGAAACCATTATTGGGAAAAAAGGTAAAAATCAGGGGAGCTTCAGAGATGCAGATTTACGAACGCAGACCGATTATGCCGCAGAAGATGCAGATATTACTTTTCAATTATATGAATTGTTTGCGCCACAATTAAAGAAAGAAAATTTAGAAGAACTTTTCTTCAATATCGAAATGCCTTTAATGGAAGTTTTAGCTAAAATGGAGTTAGCCGGAATTTCTTTAGATGAAAAATGGCTGGCTCAGGAAAGTATCGATCTTGAAAATGATTTAAGACAATTAGAAGCTAAAATATTTGAAATTTCAGGTGAAGAATTCAATATGAATTCACCAAGACAGTTGGGAGAAGTTTTATTTGAAAAAATGCAGCTCGACCCGAAAGCTAAAAAAACAAAAACCGGACAATACGCAACCTCGGAAGATGTTTTGCAAAAACTGGCTTCAAAACACGAAATTATTCAGCATATTTTAGAATACAGAACGTATCAGAAACTGAAATCGACCTATGTTGATGCATTGCCGTCACAGATTGATAAAGACGACAACAGAGTTCATACCAATTTCTCACAAACAACAGCTGCAACTGGTCGTTTAGCGAGTGTAAATCCGAATTTACAGAATATTCCGATCCGTACGTTGAGGGGTCAGCAAATTCGTGGAGCTTTTGTTTCAGGAGAAGGAAAGAAAATTATTTCTGCCGATTATTCTCAGATCGAATTGCGTCTGATTGCCGAAATTTCCGGTGAAGATAATATGATCAAGGCGTTCCAGGATGGTGAAGATATTCACGCTTCTACGGCAGCAAAATTATTTAAAATTCCATTGGAAGAAGTTTCAAAAACGCAGAGAAGTCAGGCAAAAACCGTCAATTTTGGAATTTTATACGGTCAGGGAGCTTTTGCTTTAGCAGAACAAACCGGATTATCGAGATCAGAAGCCAAGCAAATGATAGAGGCGTATTACGAAACCTACCCGAAATTGAAAGAATACATGGCGGAGCAAGTGAAAAGAGCTCGTGATATTGGTTATGTAGAAACGATTTTGGGAAGAAAACGTCACCTAAAAGACATCAATTCGGGAAATTTTGTGGTGCGTGCTCATGCTGAAAGAAATGCCGTTAATGCTCCTATCCAGGGAAGTGCGGCTGATGTTGTGAAAGTGGCAATGATCAAAATTGATAAAGAACTGGAAGTTCAAAATCTTCAGACCAAAATGCTTCTTCAGGTACATGACGAATTGTTGTTTGAAGCGCCAATCGAAGAAGTTGAAGCTGCTACAAAGCTGATCAAAAAAGAAATGGAAAGTGCTATTGAAACGCAGGTTCCGTTACTGGTTGAGGTTGGAGTAGGGAAGAACTGGCTGGAAGCGCATTAA
- a CDS encoding prephenate dehydrogenase encodes MKISIIGVGLIGGSIALKLKQKKTADFIYGIDNNTENLDEALTLNIINEKADLKTGIQNSDLVIIAIPVDSARKILPEVLDLISDQQTVMDVGSTKSGIVNAVKNHPKRSRFVAFHPMWGTENHGPKSAVAESFSGKAGVICNREESAEDTLELVENIVKSLDMHLIYMNAEDHDIHTAYISHISHITSYALANTVLEKEKEEDTIFQLASSGFSSTVRLAKSHPEMWVPIFKQNKENVLDVLNEHISQLRKFKSALEKDNFEYLEELISNANKIRGILDK; translated from the coding sequence ATGAAAATAAGTATCATTGGTGTAGGATTAATCGGCGGATCGATCGCTTTAAAATTAAAACAGAAAAAAACAGCAGATTTCATTTACGGAATCGACAACAATACTGAAAATCTTGATGAAGCTTTAACTTTGAATATCATTAATGAAAAAGCAGATTTAAAAACTGGAATTCAAAACTCAGACTTGGTTATCATTGCCATTCCTGTAGATTCGGCGAGGAAAATTCTTCCCGAAGTTTTAGATTTAATTTCAGATCAGCAAACGGTGATGGATGTGGGTTCTACAAAATCTGGAATTGTAAACGCAGTAAAAAACCATCCGAAAAGATCAAGATTTGTAGCGTTTCACCCAATGTGGGGAACAGAAAACCACGGTCCGAAATCAGCAGTTGCTGAAAGTTTTTCAGGAAAAGCAGGAGTAATCTGTAATCGTGAAGAATCTGCAGAAGACACTTTAGAATTGGTAGAAAACATCGTGAAAAGTCTTGACATGCACTTAATTTACATGAATGCGGAAGATCATGACATTCATACTGCGTATATTTCGCATATTTCACATATTACTTCTTATGCTTTAGCCAACACGGTTTTAGAGAAAGAAAAAGAAGAAGACACTATTTTTCAGTTGGCGAGTTCAGGTTTCTCGAGCACTGTTCGTTTGGCAAAATCTCATCCTGAAATGTGGGTTCCTATTTTTAAGCAGAATAAAGAAAATGTTTTGGATGTTTTGAATGAACATATCTCTCAACTTAGAAAATTCAAATCTGCTTTAGAAAAAGATAATTTTGAATATTTGGAAGAACTGATCAGTAACGCCAATAAGATCCGCGGAATACTCGATAAATAA
- a CDS encoding DUF2089 family protein, giving the protein MKLPIICPSCDHTLNVSQMKCPDCGTNVNGDYELPVFLKLNRDEQDFILNFFLSSGSIKEMAKQAELSYPTMRNKMDDLIQKIDQLKK; this is encoded by the coding sequence ATGAAACTTCCTATAATTTGTCCGAGTTGTGATCATACACTCAATGTAAGTCAGATGAAATGCCCCGATTGTGGAACCAATGTAAACGGCGATTATGAACTTCCCGTTTTTTTAAAACTCAACAGAGACGAACAGGATTTTATTCTAAACTTTTTTCTTTCCAGTGGAAGCATTAAAGAAATGGCGAAACAGGCAGAACTTTCTTATCCAACGATGAGAAATAAAATGGATGATCTTATTCAAAAAATTGATCAACTAAAAAAATAA
- a CDS encoding YIP1 family protein, whose product MNWKTIFNPFEKFDEKILLFIGLLFFVLIIPLCYWTNTCFISIYRIAPFKATHFYDLIIPTSISFAVMILTLFLLGKAFYRKTRIIDIANTVFISQIPLIILIPFENFDFIKKAIERVVDYQSHPTEIFPFVDFAVMILFTIANIGCLIYSIVILYNGFKTATNIKKWQHIVLFCIVTFLTVIVCQIFNN is encoded by the coding sequence ATGAACTGGAAAACTATTTTTAATCCTTTTGAAAAATTTGATGAAAAAATCCTACTTTTCATAGGTCTTCTATTTTTCGTACTTATTATTCCATTATGTTATTGGACGAACACCTGTTTTATAAGCATCTATAGAATTGCACCCTTCAAGGCAACTCATTTCTATGATTTAATTATCCCAACTTCTATAAGTTTTGCAGTAATGATCCTTACATTATTTTTATTAGGCAAAGCTTTTTATCGAAAAACAAGAATAATTGACATTGCAAACACTGTTTTTATTTCTCAAATCCCTCTTATCATTCTTATTCCTTTTGAAAATTTTGATTTCATAAAAAAAGCAATAGAAAGAGTCGTAGATTATCAGAGCCATCCCACCGAAATATTTCCTTTTGTAGATTTTGCAGTAATGATTTTATTTACAATAGCCAATATTGGCTGCTTAATTTACAGCATCGTAATTTTATACAACGGATTTAAAACTGCAACAAACATTAAAAAATGGCAACACATTGTATTATTCTGTATCGTAACATTCCTTACAGTGATAGTTTGCCAAATATTTAACAACTAA
- a CDS encoding serine hydrolase domain-containing protein: protein MKTKLLLVLILLAQTFYAQEITGSWKGELDLGRMTLPLVLDIKKENNIYLSTAKSPKQGDEIIPVDKTEFINNELVFEMKALRASYKGQFKTDHFEGTFIQNSRSFPLNFYKNDGKEKLNPKDEKIKGISKNGINTAKIDDFLNYISQNKQGIGSITIFQNGKEIYQKSFGQDQLSNVKWDKNTGYQIGSISKLVTAVMLMQLEEKGKLKLDEKLSKYYPDVPNASKITLENLMNHTSGLGDYAGPWLFGKTVGDKAILDTIKKHGVEFQPGEKERYSNSGYYLLSRILEKVAKKPYNVLLKENITSKANMKNTFSVLDNQKNIFKSYENTTGKWTEVEDFDFRNCIGLGDITSTTYDMNLFVNALFDYKFVKKETLDKMLPKSEKPFGLGVMTVPFYNQISYGHGGDTAGTHSLVSYSPTEKYSISTIINGEKLSHREVFLGIINLVYDQEYEYPKFTEVKKVSEKELQKYEGIYYSKDLKVDFKIFIKDENLFAQLADQPSFPLEYAEGDQFKNDNIGVEIAFAPEKKQLNLIQNGNNLVFIKK, encoded by the coding sequence ATGAAAACCAAACTACTATTAGTGCTGATTTTATTAGCACAGACTTTTTACGCCCAAGAAATAACCGGTTCTTGGAAAGGGGAACTCGATTTAGGCAGAATGACGCTTCCCTTAGTTCTTGACATAAAAAAAGAAAATAACATTTATCTTTCTACCGCGAAAAGTCCGAAGCAAGGTGATGAAATAATCCCTGTTGATAAAACCGAATTCATCAACAATGAATTGGTTTTTGAAATGAAAGCTTTGAGAGCATCCTACAAAGGACAATTTAAGACAGATCATTTTGAAGGAACTTTTATCCAAAATTCAAGATCTTTCCCTCTTAATTTTTATAAAAACGACGGAAAAGAAAAACTCAATCCGAAAGATGAAAAAATAAAAGGAATCAGTAAAAATGGAATTAATACCGCGAAAATTGATGATTTTTTAAATTACATCAGCCAAAACAAACAGGGAATAGGAAGCATCACTATTTTCCAAAACGGAAAAGAAATTTATCAAAAAAGTTTCGGTCAAGACCAACTATCTAATGTAAAATGGGATAAGAATACAGGATATCAAATTGGGTCTATCAGTAAATTAGTTACTGCCGTTATGCTGATGCAATTGGAAGAAAAAGGAAAATTGAAATTGGATGAAAAGCTTTCAAAATATTATCCCGACGTTCCTAATGCCAGTAAAATTACTTTAGAAAACCTAATGAACCATACAAGTGGATTGGGCGATTATGCAGGACCATGGTTATTTGGGAAAACAGTAGGTGACAAAGCTATTTTAGACACTATCAAAAAACATGGTGTAGAATTTCAGCCTGGAGAAAAAGAGAGATATTCAAATTCAGGATACTATCTTTTAAGCAGAATTTTAGAGAAAGTAGCGAAAAAACCATACAATGTTTTACTGAAAGAAAATATTACGAGTAAAGCGAATATGAAGAATACGTTCTCAGTTTTAGATAATCAAAAAAACATCTTCAAATCGTATGAAAATACAACCGGAAAATGGACAGAAGTAGAAGATTTTGATTTCCGTAACTGCATCGGTTTGGGTGATATTACTTCTACAACCTATGATATGAATTTATTCGTTAATGCTTTATTTGATTATAAATTCGTAAAAAAAGAAACATTAGACAAGATGCTCCCTAAATCAGAAAAACCTTTTGGATTAGGTGTAATGACTGTTCCTTTTTACAATCAAATTTCTTACGGACACGGTGGCGATACAGCAGGAACTCATTCGCTTGTTTCTTACAGCCCTACTGAAAAGTATTCAATATCAACCATTATTAACGGCGAAAAACTATCGCACAGAGAGGTCTTTTTAGGAATTATCAATCTAGTTTACGACCAGGAATATGAATATCCAAAGTTTACAGAAGTAAAAAAAGTCTCTGAAAAAGAACTGCAGAAATATGAAGGAATTTACTATTCTAAAGACCTTAAAGTAGATTTTAAAATCTTCATAAAAGATGAGAATCTTTTTGCTCAGTTAGCAGATCAGCCTTCATTTCCGTTAGAATATGCTGAAGGAGACCAATTTAAAAATGATAATATCGGTGTAGAAATCGCTTTTGCTCCGGAAAAGAAACAATTAAATCTTATTCAAAACGGTAATAATCTTGTTTTTATTAAGAAATAA
- a CDS encoding L-serine ammonia-lyase, with protein MESISVFEIIKVGIGPSSSHTMGPWNAASAFIRIIKRERSVAEVKEVFLEFFGSLAKTGIGHGTDIAGMLGLNGEDFKTIDTTKIDKIVDTIKESQIINLGGEKEIPFVYGHHLVLNMSQTLDYHPNGMIFKAIFEDGTELVQDFYSVGGGFIMSQEKNSIEKQCVRTIYPCHHGSDIVKYCEKLGFNKISDLILINEESWRTQEETRKEALYIWEQIKECIYKGVNKEGILPGGLNVTRRAAGINRKLLGNKIYKNKDEWFKQVVDAEENFTNINKWIACFALAVNEENASFGRIITAPTNGASGVIPAVLMYAQAFTDAVSEDDIARFILVAGEIGTLFKKNATISAAMGGCQAEIGVSSAMAAAGLTEILGGTVGQVLMAAEIAMEHHLGLTCDPIKGLVQIPCIERNTMGAIKAITAANIALESDPTKAKVTLDEVIQTMWETALSMNDRFKETSEGGLAIAVNVPEC; from the coding sequence ATGGAATCAATATCGGTTTTTGAAATTATTAAAGTAGGAATAGGTCCATCAAGTTCGCATACAATGGGACCCTGGAATGCAGCTTCGGCATTTATCAGAATCATAAAAAGAGAAAGATCAGTTGCTGAGGTAAAAGAAGTTTTTCTTGAATTTTTTGGCTCATTAGCAAAAACGGGAATCGGTCACGGAACCGATATTGCCGGAATGTTAGGTTTAAATGGTGAAGATTTTAAAACCATCGATACTACAAAGATTGATAAAATTGTAGATACAATTAAAGAATCTCAAATTATTAATTTGGGTGGAGAAAAAGAAATTCCATTTGTTTACGGACATCATTTGGTTTTAAATATGTCTCAGACTCTTGATTATCATCCCAACGGAATGATCTTTAAAGCCATTTTTGAAGACGGAACCGAGCTTGTTCAAGATTTTTATTCTGTAGGTGGAGGTTTTATTATGAGTCAGGAGAAAAACTCAATCGAGAAACAATGTGTTCGTACCATCTATCCTTGTCATCACGGTTCTGATATCGTAAAATACTGTGAAAAATTAGGTTTCAACAAAATTTCAGATTTAATTTTAATTAATGAAGAAAGCTGGAGAACGCAGGAAGAAACAAGAAAAGAAGCACTTTATATTTGGGAACAGATTAAGGAGTGTATTTACAAAGGTGTCAATAAAGAAGGTATTTTACCGGGCGGACTGAATGTTACCCGTCGTGCTGCCGGAATCAACAGAAAACTTTTAGGAAATAAAATTTATAAAAATAAAGACGAGTGGTTTAAGCAGGTTGTAGATGCTGAAGAAAATTTCACCAACATCAATAAATGGATTGCGTGTTTTGCTTTGGCAGTAAACGAAGAGAACGCAAGTTTCGGAAGAATTATCACGGCACCAACAAATGGAGCGAGTGGTGTAATTCCGGCGGTTTTAATGTATGCTCAGGCTTTTACAGATGCGGTAAGTGAAGATGATATTGCACGATTTATTTTGGTTGCAGGGGAAATTGGAACTTTATTCAAGAAAAATGCGACTATTTCTGCAGCAATGGGCGGTTGTCAAGCGGAAATCGGAGTTTCTTCAGCGATGGCTGCAGCAGGTTTAACGGAGATTCTCGGCGGAACTGTCGGTCAGGTTTTAATGGCGGCAGAAATTGCGATGGAACATCATTTAGGTTTAACTTGTGACCCGATCAAAGGTTTGGTGCAGATTCCTTGTATTGAAAGAAATACGATGGGAGCAATCAAGGCGATTACTGCAGCAAATATTGCTTTAGAAAGTGATCCTACAAAAGCTAAAGTGACTTTGGATGAAGTTATTCAAACGATGTGGGAAACTGCTTTGTCGATGAATGATCGATTTAAAGAAACATCAGAAGGAGGTTTGGCGATTGCGGTAAATGTTCCGGAGTGTTAA